The following nucleotide sequence is from Macaca nemestrina isolate mMacNem1 chromosome 16, mMacNem.hap1, whole genome shotgun sequence.
TATCCCTGCAACACAAAGAAAGGGAGACGACAGacacaatgagaacaaagagctGCTGGGTCCCACACTAGAGAAAGAAATTGGGAATAGGCACATAATAGTGAAGACAACAAGAATTAAGATGTAAAGAAAAGCAGTCATTTTACTGCACAATTTATATACACCCTAAGAAGGAGAGAAACAGACAGCCCTATCCTCGTTCATTTACCCAATATGGTCTATATACATCCAACAAGCAGTAGTCAAGCTTTTGAACCCTGTTTTCTAAGTAATAATTATCAtctttgttctttaaaaagaaagcatgCATTGAAATTTAGACGTAGAAAAGAGGTGAAACATTGTTTAACAATTCTAGTCTGCATTATTCTTCTGAAAAGACAAATTTGCCCTTTTCCTACCTGTTTTAAAAGTGTGAAATTATTTGTGtccaaagaaaatttaaataatgtttttgctttctcttaatgcccctctttttttcccttttgtgaattgcacatgtacacacaccagAGACACTCAAAATGCACACTGATTTCAACTTGGTGTCCCCAGGCTGCCAGTCTCTTTAACGTATAATTAAAGAGGTTGATGGTGTCAAGGTTTTAATTAAGCagtcttgattttttattttgatgcaaaTTAGTAAGCTTTGTGTTTTGAAAGAGATTGCATGCTGTAGTTGCTCAATTgtagtgttttcattttaaataaaatatgtaggtgATTTCAGAGGTTTACAAAGAAGATATGAGAAATGAAAGTGCATGTCTCATTTAAAAGTTTGTGCTTTAAGCATACATTTGATGCACCGTAAGGTAATGTGAAACATCCACATATCACACATtcaaaactggataaagaaatgcaCATTTCTCTCTATTAATTACACTTCAGAACTACCATCAGTCTAGTGAATTTTAAGAGAGAACATGaacttattttaatttgtatttttcacatatatttctaATAGTGTCTATGAATATTAAATAGATAGAGCAACAGAATCGCAAAAGCACCGTAGGTTCTTCTtgagtatataaaaataattctgcaAGGAAACTGAGAAATAGCCTGTTATTatcccagttttacagatgagcttACGAGGTTATGTTACTGCCCAAGTTCAGTCATGAAAATGATGGTTCTTAGCAGTTGCTAGTGGGCCAGAGTAAAATTTCTCCTAGAGTAAGATTCATATGTTTAAATTTTGCGATCAGTACAGCTGACATACCCTAATATGAGTACTACATTAATTCAAGTTTATAGATCCAATtactgcaagaaaagaaaataacctaaTGTGTTAAACTAAGATCAAAGATCCCCAACTGTATTTTCAAGTCGATTTGAACCACAAGTTtgagtgattcttatgcctcttCATGGAGAGTCCTGTTTATACATACAGAATAGACTTGAACACTGCAGGTCCCATTGCCCGTGTGCAGCGCCTAGCATAGTGTCTAGCACATGGCAAAGAAatactcaaaaaaattttaaaggatgaatgaatcaataaataaatcCTCAAGTTCTAGCTGGAATTTAGACAAACACATAATTAGCTATTTCCATAAACCTCATTTATCATAAGGTAACAACATGGGAAGACTAGAGGCTTTTTGCAGATCCCATAATAATCAATTATTTTACTTCTGACCCCGTTAATAGCCAGGAAAATACTTGCTGCACCTAATGTGTTATATTTTAATGTAGGGAGATtatggaaagagaaaacagaaatacaagaagtcagaatttatttttaaaaaatccctgtGTGAGTTGCTCCATTCTAACCCCACCCAACTCTACTACTCATATTCATGCCCAAACTCACATAATTATACCCTATAAAGTCACATGTGGTGGTAGTTacaagaataataatagtaataataatcattCTGTTGATTTGTCAAGCTATACCTGTAAGAGCCCCTTTAAATAAACACTCATTACATGTCTATTATTTTCAGGTGCTAGATGAGTTTTAAGAAGTGAGTAAGAAACCAGTGTCTCCACCATCAAGAACTTATCTAGTTGAAGAAAGAAGCATATAAACAACTAACTATAACACAAAAAATAGTATTACGTatcataatgaaaatataaatgaacagCATAAGGAGTGATCAAGAAGGAGCAATTCAGCTAAAAATTTTGGGAAGGCTTCGAgtagaaaataaacattatttcaaCCAGGCACGgaggcatgtgtctgtagtcccagctactcaggaggctgagaaaggaggattgctagagcccaggaattcaaggccagcttggggAACATAGTAATACTTTATCtctaaaagaaagagagagaggaacaaaggcaggaagggaggaagagagggaaaaaagaaaagggagggaggaaggaaggaaggaaggaaggaaggaaggaaggaaggaaggaaggaaggaaggaaggaatccaTTATCTCATTTGGATCTCCTCATTTAAGAgaattcattatctcatttggtTCTCCTCATCAAGCTGTTAGGTAAGGCATCAGGGCGAGTGTGATATTCATTTATCAGTCCGCATGGGATGAAAACTAGGATATAGTACCCAGCTCTAATTCTTAATCAATATCCTTTCCTCTGTGGtcgatttgttttgtttttatgaatagCTCACATATGTACTACTGccattagaaagaaactttctacaATTTATCTTAGAAGCTATCTAGTGCTTACTAAATGCCAAGAATTGCTCTAAACCCTTTCCATGTATTAAGTTATTTAATGATCAAACAACTCCTTGAgatacttattttataaatgagaaaactgaggcacagagaggtcaatTTGCCCACAGTTACCCAGccataagtggcagagccaggtttTGAAGCTAAGCAGTCTGATTTCAGAGTCCAAGCTCCTAAACTGTAGTATCTCTTTTTAGGTCTTAAGCAGTACCAAGCAGAGTACTCTGCTCTGGTCCTTGtggcttttaaataaaaactattgaCTAATGCAAAATCAGTCAATAGAATGCCTTGAACAAAGTCTGATTCATTAACACGCAAATATTACTGGAATTTTAAAGGTCACCAAGCACAGATTAGAAAACAGTAAGCTTCCAAGATCAACAAAGTTCCCAGTGCTGGTACAACATTTTTGACAGTACAATGGCTATTCATTCAGTGTGCATTTCTGAGCAGATGACTAAAACAGCCTAAATTATCACTGTCCTGTTTTGCATTTCTAGCCATTTGGATTATTCAAAGGTCAATACCACTTTTAAGAATACGTAAAAGAAACAATGCCATGAACTATATCAAACCCAAACAGATCCAATACTGGTTTTGGaaaagttcaaaaattaaaaaaaaaaaaacaaacaaacccatcagggactttttttttaaatctgaaacttttttacCCAAAGCAAATAGACATTTTTGAACAAGAtttgcttttcttaaaaataagtgCCCAAGattaaactttgaaaaataacatcttacataaaagcacctttatttttcaaaatttaacttTACAGAGAAGAATGAATTCGGTATAATTTGAATCTAGCTGGAAAAAATATGGTAATTTATCCTACCATCACGTTGGCTATGTATTCTAAAGCTTTTGAAACTATTGGgatttagaattatttattttctcattttcctcaaaTGTTTCTCTCATCATAAAAGTCAATGTggtcgattttttttttctttaattgaaaaGGTTTCGTTTTCTTTGATAATTTACAGAGCTTTTATAAAACTcctctgaaaaaagaaattgccaTCACACCTAAGTGTTACAAACAAAAGCTAGAAATCATTTGGAAGTCTGTGTGACATGGCAGGGCAACAAGCCCTCCTGTTAGTGGATCTTTTTGTTCTCATAACAGAATCTGACACAGGTGCAAGGACATGACTCTTGGAATCTAAGTAAATTGCAATGGAAGGCAGCCCACAGAAAATAGTACACCATTCTCTTCGCCAAATCCTCACAGTCTGGAAGTTATAAGTCAGTTTCAGAGAAATTGCTGCAAGTTTATTCAAAACAAACCTTCAATTAGTGCATTTTCATAGTCTGTGCACATAATGAATTTTCAGAAAAGAGTAACAATATTATAGAGGGGTGATCTGTGTTTCAACTACAATATCTCGTCCTGGATCCTTCACAGAAACAATGATTATAATCCTGTCAGAGAAGGATTGGGTCATTGTGATTAcagatatgtttttttttttttaatcttcaggaatgtgttttttttattttcagaaaaaaagatatgtGTCAATTGTCATAGAATATGAAAGCTGTCATTGTCTTCAAATCAAAATGCAAAACGTTCAAAGATGAAAGGTTCTGGTAACTGAGGGATGGTCAAATTGGTAGGATAAGGGAGAATTAAGACAGAGTACAGTTTTCCAGATTTATAACCAGATGAAAGCCTCTGTTTTCAGACTCTGAGCTTTACTTGATGGTATTTATAAGCAATTTGTATTAGTACATGGAAACTGTGTCTGAAAACTCTGATACTACTAGAAGACTGGagacagaaaaaataacaaacaaacaaacaaaaatcagtaaataGTTAAATTACTAgcttaaaaatcaatttatacCTGCATTTTTTCTTATATCTCCCTTACCTCTGGGTCTGTTTccttataaaagttatttttacatgtttgtttGGTGATTAGGCCAACAAATGGCAGATGCCTATTGGAAGAAGAAAATCTAAACTAATTCAGCTTTTAGAAGACAGAAATCCAGAGAATTACTGTGGAAGCCTAACTTGAAAATGAGATGGTGACATCAGTCCCTTTGATGCTGCTACACTGCACATGTGGACAGGCAGAAGGATGATACAGGCTCAGGGTTCATCTTTGCTCCTGTGCATGGCTGAGAGAGGCTCCATCTCCATGCTTCTGACAGtgctaagggaaaaaaaagtgatcTGGCCAAGTGTATTGTAGCTCATAAAGCTCCTGCCTAAAAGTGGCAAAAGTTTCCTCCACTCACATTTCATTTACCAAAACAAGTGACATGGTTACAACTAACCTCAAGGGAACAGGGATATGCTATGGTACCATATGGCCAGAAGAACTGGAAATATTTTGTGTATAGCACTGCCTACTACAATAGGTCTTTTACATAAGTATTTCTTGTTAAGGAATAAACTGAAGGCTAAGATTTACCTAAAACATTTTGGATGATTCTcataaattttgtactttttttatgTGGTTGTTTGGCTATGAGTTCTTTGTTATTGTGTGTTTGGCTCAAcgtaatatgtgtgtatatagtttAAAAATCAATCTTTTACTATTGTTTCCTAATTTAATTGCATTGTAATTAGAGATTATGGTCTGTATAAATTTGATTGCTTGAAATTGATGGGACTTCCTTTGTGGCTTAGTAGATTATGAATATATGGAAATGTTCCATTTGTACTGGAGCAGCAGTATGTCTACATTCTATTTGTTAGGTGCAGGCtatctacacacatatataattcatataaatataaatatatgtatctaaatatatatttatatagattcATAGCTTATGTATATTTGTTTGAAATCAAATTACCTACTTACCTCATTCAAATCTTCTGTAGTCCTACTCATTAtctatcaattactgaaagaaaagtatttaaatGTGCTATTATGGTAATGTATAtgtgaaaatatgtatttgttgttttatatattttatgcataaatGTTCATGATTTAGATATTCTTCGAAGCATCCCAGTTGTTTTTATGTAATGTTTCTTATTCAATTACTTTTaccttaaaatatattacatctaatattaataatattaatgttGCTACTTCAGCTTTCTTTCAGGTAGTAATTTTAACCTTCGGATTTTTCTAAGTTGCTTTGTTTTAAAAGTGATTTGCATAAGGTGCATATAATTGGATTTTATCATTCAATCTTATGTCTCTGTTATTTATTAggtatttacatttattgtaatAATTGCTGTTTCTGAACTTATTTTTATCagaatattttgtttctcttcacTACACTTTGTCCCCCTTTCTACCTTTCCTtggattttcaaatttatatatttcattttttccctctacTCATCCAAATGctatgaattttatttctgttatttgtaGTTACCCTTCATTTTTTAAGAATCATGTTCaagaattaaaattttctaacaaattttcaatttatttccttGTATGAATAGAACAGGGATTTTAGAATTCATTGGCACTTTTTTTCTGTATACTTATTAGTGCCTAGATTTTTACTTTCACCTCTTTTGAGGTGAAACTCATACGCACACAAATAGTTATTTTAACAGTAAGTAGTTAAATTACtagtttaaaaaatcaatttatatatgccattttcttttatctctttcttgCTTCTGGGTGTGTTTCCGTTTCCTTATtataatgtttgtttgtttgtttttaggaagGGTCTGtgggaaaatgtatttattctacCTTCATCCTTGAATGTGCTTTAGCTAGAAATAAAATTCTGGATAGATAGGTATTTCCCTAAgaattttaaagacataattttatttcttctggcaTCTACTGGTAATAATAAGTTTAATTGTAGTCTCTATTTTCTCCCTGGTAGATTTTAACAACATCTCTGTGTTTTGTTATTTCCTCATAATGTGTCTAGTTatgcatttacttttatttatctgGAATACATTTTTTATGTGTGTAAATTTAATGGGTatacgtgcagttttgttacatgtgtatatttgTTCAGTGGTGATGTCACCagtaatgtacattgtacccagtaAGCAATTTTTAATCATCCTTCCCCCTTTTGGCCTACTACTCTTCTGAGTCTCTACTTtctatcattccacactctatgtccatgtgtacacattatttagctcccacttgtttctgagttgcttcacttaagataatggcctctggttccatccatgttgcaacagaagatattatttcattcttttttatgactaaatagtatttcattgtaaatatgtacaccacatttttttttcaattttacaacTTTATTTGATGTATTTGACGATCAGCGATTAGTTCTCATCCACATTGACTGTCTGTAGATTTTTGAAAGTGGTAACAGGTACATAGGAAACCAAAGTGTAGAGCTTATTTGGTGAATCTTCATCCTCATTACGTTTTCTGGGCAGCCGCACACGGATTCGGTATGGGACATTCCTTCTTGCTTTGGCCCAGACAGCTTTGTTGAGCGTGGTATCAATGCGCACTTCTGGAGTTCCCATCTCCTTCATGGCAAATTTCCGAATCTCTTTGAGTGCCCGAGGGGCACGCTTCTTGAAGCCCACTCCATGGATGCGCTTGTGAATGTTGATGGTGTATTCTCGGGTCACCACCTCGTTGATGGCAGAACGGCCCTTTTTCTTCTCGCCACCTTTCTTTGCCGGAGCCATTCTGCCGGTCCAAGTTGGAAAGCTGTACACCACATTTTaatccaatcatctgttgatggacactcaggttgattccgtatctttactagtgtgaatagtactgcaataaccATATGAGGATTGGTATCTTTTtcatatgatttcttttctttgggtagatacctagtagggTTGCTGGactgaatggtagttctatttttaattctctgagaaatctccaaaatgttttctgtagagattttgctaatttacatttccaacagctttgtataagcattttttttctctgcatctttgctgacatcttttatttttgactttttaatgatagccattctgactgatgtaagatagtatctcatggtgattttaattagcatttctttgatgattagttaTATTAAGCATTtgtttcatatgcttattggtcatttctatgtcttcttttgaaaaatgcctaTTATTGTCCTCtgtccactttttaatagggttatttttattgttgttgagttTTTGGGGTTCCTTGTAAATTTTGGGTAACAGCCCCCTgttggatgcataatttgcaaatatttcctgccattctacaggttgtctgttcacttgttgaatatttattctgctgtgcagaagctttttagtttaattaagtccagTTTGCCTATTTCTGTTTTAGTTACTTGTACTTCTTAGGTCTTAGTCCTAAATTCTTTGCCgagaccaatgtccagaagactctttccttggttttcttctattgtttttatagtttctggTCTTATATTGGAacctttgatccatcttgagttgatttttgtgtacgGTGACAGATAGAggtctggtttcattcttctgcatatagcaaTCCAATTTTCCCAGGACTATTTATCAAAAAGGGTATCTTTTCCCAGTGCGTATtcttgtcaactttgtcaaagattagttggctCTAGATATGTGcgtttatttctaggttcttgattctgttccattaatccgtgtgtctgtttttatacccgtaccatgccattttgattactgtaacaaTGTAGTATAATTTAAGTCAGctatgtgatgcctccagctttgttctttttgctcaggattgctttgattttattcaagctcttttttggttctacatGAATGTGAAACTGTCTTTTAGTAATTCTGtgaaaatgatgttggtattttaacacagattgcattgaatctgtagattgctctctgcagtatggatattttaacaatattaattcttccaatctatgagaATGGGATGTTTCTGCATTTGCTTGTGTCATccacaatttctttcatcagtagatttccttgtagagatcatttgcctccttggttaaatatattcctttttttttttaatagttattgAAAATGGAATTGCCCATTTGGTTTCTCAGGTTGAtcattattagtgtatagaaatccTGCTtattattggtgtgtagaaatgtgtatagatttttgtacattgactttttatcctgaaactttactgaattcacttATCAAATCTAAGAGATTTTTAGTAAAGTCTTAAGGTTTTTtagatataagattatatcatcagcaaaaaaagataacttcacttcctcttttcttattcgaatgtcttttattttttttctcttgcctgagtgCTCTGGCTcagacttctagtactatgttaaataggagtggtaaaagtgggcatgcttgtcttgttatagttcttagggggaatgctttcaacccTTCCCTgttaattatgatgttagctgtgggttcgtcatatatggcctttattattttgaggaatgttccttctatgcctagtttagTCATGAAAGTTGGTGTCAAATACcaaattttaccaaatgctttttctgcatctattgaggtgatcatatgctttttgtccttaattctgtttatgagatgaatcacatttattgatttgtgtatgccgaaccattcttgcatccctggaataaacccTGCCTGaccatggtgtattatcttttgatgtgctgttggattcagtttgctagtattttgttgaggatttttgcatctgtgttcattggagatattggtctatagttttctttttctgttgtatcCTTGcctggctttggtgtcaggatgatactggcttcatagaatgagttagagaaaATTCCCTTCTTATGTATTTTTTGGGGAAAATTTCAGCAAgattggtatcaattcttcttATATGTGTGatagaatttggttgtgaatctATCTGGTTTGGGGCTTCTTttttgttgggagatttttttttattactaattcaatctcaCTATTCATTCTTGGTCTGTatagaatttgtattttttcctggttcaatcttgggaggttacatgtttccaggaatttatccattttctctagattttctggtttatgaACATGTAGTTGTGCATAGTAGTCActgataatattttgtatttctggggtattagttgtaatgtctcttttttcatttctgattatgttaatctggatcttctctcttcttggttagtctagctagtggtatatcaattttgtttatcttttcaaagaaccaacttctgttttggtttttttatcctttgtaatttttgtctcaatttcatttagttctgctctgttctttgtgatttctcttcttctgctagctttaggtTTGGTTTGGTGTTAGTTTTCCAATTCCTTGAAGTTCAgcattaggttgttaatttgtaatctttctatttttatgtagACATTTGACACTATAAACTTGCattttagtactgcttttgctgtatcctagagGTATTGATATATTGtgtgtctccattttcattcatttcaaaatttttttttaatttctgtcttaatttcgtCATTGACCCAAAGTTCCTtcaggagtatgttgtttaaCTTTCATGTATTCATATAGTTTCTAgagttcctcttggtattgatttctagttttattctgctgttgtttgggaagatactttatattattttattttttttttcaatttatggaGACTTTTGTGGCTTAATATATGGTCTGTCTTAATATATGGAATGTTCCATGTgccaatgagaaaaatgtatattctataCTTGTTGGGGAAAACGTTCTGTatatatctattaggtccatttggtcaaaaGTCTAATTTAAGTAGagtgtttgttgattttctgtctcaatgatctgtctagtgctgtcagtgaggtattgaagtcccccactattattgtaccTTATTCTTTAGGTccagtaatatttgttttatgaatctgggtgctatGGTGTTTGAAGCATACAAATTTAGGAtgattttattctcttatttaatATATCCTTCATAATTTTctaatgactttcttttttgtttgtttgtttgcattttacTGTTTTGgattgaaagtctgttttatctgtgtaagtatagtttgtttgtttgttttttactgttttggattgaaagtctgttttatctgtatAAGTATAGTTACTCCTGCTCAGTTTTGGTTTCCATATGTATTGAAGTATTTTTCTGTCCCTCTACTTTCaatgtttctatatttttacCAATAAGATGAGTTTCTTGTAAGTAGTATATAGTTAGATcgtatttttttaattcattctgccaatatataacttttaagtggagcatttaatccatttgcattcaatgttaatattgataGGTGAAGTTTTATTCCTGTCATATTGTTCATTGTTATCTAGTTGTCTggtaaattctgtttttttttctctctgtttgctTAGTGGTTTGGTGGAGTTCTGTCATGGTGCCATTTGattcctctgtcttcctcctgtGCTTTGTAATTGTTGTATAAGACCTGAGAGTTTTTACTTTTACGTATTTTTATAATGGCAAATATCACCTTTTTGTTTCAATATATTGGACTCcgttagcatttcttgtaggtcCACTCTAATGGTTATGAATTCTATCAGTGTTCGCTTATCTGGGAATgaccttctttctccttcatttatgaagcttgttttagctggatataaaattcatgactgatagttttgttttgtttatcttttttcttttagcactttgaaaataGCATACCATTCCCTTCTGGTTTGAAAggtttctaatgagaaatctgctgttagtttgatggtaACAAACTTTGTAGGTAACTAGACACTTTtgcaattttagaattttttcttcaCATTGACTTAGATAGTTTGATGCCTGTATGTCCCGGCAAAGTCTATTTTGCAATGTATTTTGCTTGTGATCTTTGGGCATCCTGTACCTGGATGTTTAAATCTCGTGCTAGACTAGGGAAATTTTCATCAATTGTTTCCTTAAGTagtttttctaaactttttgcttttttttttaaatccctcaGGAATACCAAAGAATTGTAAGTTGGTCACTTTATGTAGTCTCATactttttgaaggtttttaaaaaattctttgaagtactgttttatttatttttctttgactgGATTAATTCAAaagatctgtcttcaagttctgtgtctctttctcctgcctggtctagtctattgttgaagctttTAGAAGTATTTTGTAATTACttcaatgaatttttcattttcagaagttttttttgttttttaagatatttATCCCTTTGGTAAATTTCTTGTTcatattttgaattgattttctgatttctttgtaatGGTTTTCAGATTTCTCTTGCATCTCATTGGACTTCTTTAAAAtcactattttgaattctttatctggcattttttagggtttctttttggttaggatttATTGCTGGAGAATTACTGTGTCCTTTGGGGGATCAGATTTCTCTTGCATCTCATTGGACTTCTTTAAAAtcactattttgaattctttatctggcattTTTTAGGGTTTATTTTTGGTTAGGATTTATTGCTGGAGAATTACTGTGTCCTTTGGGGGGTGTCATGATACCTTACTTCTTAATATGATGATTTATTTTCATCTAAACAGttgcttcttatttttgaaatgacTTTTATTGGGGTGGGACCTTTTTTCCTTGAGGATGTGATTATGATATATGTTGAGTAGAGGAGCCGTTTGGCATTGCTTCTGGGTATATTCAATGATGAAGATTCTGTATTATTTCCTTGATTATAAATAGCCTTATCAGTGTGGTGGTTTATCAAATGTTGGTTGTAGTAGTGGAGTACTGGACAGGTGAGCAGCCTCACCAACTCTTGAGTAGCCAGGGTGGCATGGACAATGGTGATAGTAGAGGTCACAAGAAGCTTATCTCCTTCTCAAGTGCTGTGCATTTGTGTCAGCACACGCTGTGATGGGCCGTGCAGGTCAACCTCCAAGCCAGTAGGCAGTGGATATTTGCAGGTAAGAGCAGCTGAAGTGGTAGCAATATAGTTTATGCTTGATTTTTGTTAACCAGGAGAAGTACTTGGGTTTCCCAGGCAATGGACTGGGCATGGAACACTCAGTGGTCTGGGTCCTGTTTCCACCATGGTGGGGAGTTTGATGCTGGATGGAGCTGATCTTGGCAAGTCTGCACTCAGGTCCCCCAGTGATGGTTGCAAGTACTAGCCCTGCTGGGGGTATCCGGGGGCAGTCAATATGCTGCTGGAGAAATGCCTGGGCAAGGAGCAGAGCTACCACTGCTGCACCAAGGTCCCAGGCACAGGAACAGAGAGTGACGCTGCCACCAAGGTCAGATGAACAGGAATGAGACAGGTCTCTCCCTCACTCTCTAGACCCAATCGGGCTCACTCTCCTTTCCCTACCAATGGAGCCAGTTGGGACATTTAGTCACACGCAGTCTGCCTTCAGTCCTCAAGGCCATCCAAAGCTATAATACTCATCTGAGTCAAAACCATGCCTCTCAGGCAAATCTCCCTCTGCTCTGGTTCCATAAAGAGAGGGTGCCCAATTGCAGTGCCCATGGCTGGAGCCCACACTTCACTCATCTCTCAGTTCAGGTCATGGGGCCCCTCCTCTGCTTGAAACCCAGTACTCCAATATCCGGACTGAGACTTTTATGCCAACAGCTGCCACTGCTGCTAAATTC
It contains:
- the LOC105481723 gene encoding large ribosomal subunit protein eL31-like, translating into MAPAKKGGEKKKGRSAINEVVTREYTINIHKRIHGVGFKKRAPRALKEIRKFAMKEMGTPEVRIDTTLNKAVWAKARRNVPYRIRVRLPRKRNEDEDSPNKLYTLVSYVPVTTFKNLQTVNVDEN